One Brassica napus cultivar Da-Ae chromosome C2, Da-Ae, whole genome shotgun sequence DNA window includes the following coding sequences:
- the LOC106379816 gene encoding cytochrome P450 705A1-like: MSEKRLCCAVMRINMDCNACCRKVRRILINMKEVETHVIEKKERKIIVCGQFRPSDIAVKLQKKMKRRVEILEIEHLSGDHGGGEEEHYHEPQYEYPVQPDQKPKNVFDLPPSPPSLPIIGHLHLLFSTSLHKSFQKVSSKYGPLLHLRIFNVRILLVSSASVAYEIFKDHDMSISSHGPIGIDECIVFGSSGFIKAPCGDYWKFVKKIITTKMLGPQALERSRGLREVEIERFYRDLLDKAVKKESVEIGEEALRLVNVILGKMSLGRSFSEEERVSEFSIEIAALTQKIFLQQVLRKPLEKLRISPPFKKEVMSVSYRFGELLEKIIVRYEEKKDEHEGSEIMDALLAACGDEDAEYKINRSHIKALLAELFFGAGDTSSKSTQWAMAEILNNHKIFERLREEIDSVVGKTRLIQETDLPKLPYLQAVIKESLRLHPPGVLLPREFEQGCKIGGLYIPKGTSLVINAYAVMRDIDSWTDPDEFRPERFLGEEDARREHVLNFLPFGAGRRACPGSNVAYILGGITIGVMVQCFDWKVEGVKVNMEEATGRAFLALAHPLNCTPLPRILNILPSNL; the protein is encoded by the exons ATGTCGGAAaag AGGCTATGTTGTGCTGTGATGCGGATTAACATGGATTGCAATGCTTGTTGTAGAAAAGTAAGAAGGATTCTTATCAATATGAAAG AAGTTGAGACACACGTGATCGAGAAAAAGGAACGCAAGATAATTGTGTGCGGACAATTTAGACCATCGGATATTGCAGTAAAACTGCAGAAGAAAATGAAACGGAGGGTTGAGATTCTCGAAATTGAACATCTCTCTGGCGACCACGGCGGAGGAGAAGAAGAGCACTACCATGAACCACAGTATGAATATCCCGTACAACCTGATCAG AAACCGAAGAATGTCTTTGACCTACCTCCAAGCCCTCCTTCTCTTCCTATCATCGGTCACCTTCACcttctcttctctacttcactCCACAAGTCTTTTCAAAAAGTCTCATCCAAGTACGGACCTCTGCTCCATCTCCGCATCTTCAATGTCCGCATCCTTCTCGTCTCCTCTGCCTCAGTGGCCTACGAGATCTTCAAAGACCACGACATGAGCATCTCCTCCCATGGCCCTATTGGCATCGATGAGTGCATTGTGTTTGGTTCTTCTGGCTTCATCAAAGCTCCCTGTGGAGATTACTGGAAGTTCGTAAAGAAAATTATCACTACTAAAATGCTTGGACCCCAGGCGCTGGAGCGGTCACGAGGCCTACGTGAAGTTGAGATAGAGAGGTTCTACAGAGATCTGCTTGATAAGGCAGTGAAGAAAGAGAGCGTTGAGATCGGTGAGGAAGCTTTGAGACTAGTTAACGTTATCCTCGGAAAGATGAGTTTGGGAAGGAGTTTCTCAGAGGAGGAGAGAGTATCTGAGTTTAGTATCGAGATCGCTGCCTTGACACAGAAGATATTTTTGCAACAAGTCCTTCGTAAGCCGCTTGAGAAGCTACGGATCTCACCACCATTTAAAAAGGAGGTGATGAGTGTTTCATACAGGTTCGGGGAGCTACTGGAAAAGATCATTGTGAGATACGAAGAGAAAAAGGACGAGCATGAAGGTAGTGAAATTATGGACGCATTGTTGGCAGCTTGTGGAGACGAGGATGCTGAGTATAAGATCAACAGGAGCCATATCAAGGCGTTATTAGCG GAGCTTTTCTTTGGAGCCGGTGACACCTCTTCAAAATCAACACAATGGGCAATGGCTGAAATCCTCAACAACCATAAAATCTTTGAGAGACTGCGAGAAGAAATAGACTCCGTTGTAGGAAAAACAAGGTTGATCCAAGAAACTGATCTACCAAAACTCCCTTACTTGCAAGCAGTCATCAAGGAATCTCTGAGATTACACCCACCGGGTGTTCTTTTGCCAAGAGAGTTTGAACAAGGGTGTAAGATCGGAGGGCTCTACATACCTAAGGGCACGTCACTTGTTATTAATGCTTATGCGGTGATGAGAGACATTGATTCTTGGACGGATCCTGATGAGTTTAGGCCAGAGAGGTTTCTAGGGGAAGAGGATGCGAGAAGAGAGCATGTACTGAACTTTCTTCCTTTTGGTGCTGGAAGGAGAGCATGTCCTGGATCAAACGTGGCTTATATTTTAGGAGGGATCACTATTGGAGTTATGGTGCAATGCTTTGACTGGAAAGTTGAAGGAGTTAAAGTTAACATGGAAGAGGCTACTGGAAGAGCTTTCTTGGCTTTGGCTCATCCCCTTAACTGCACTCCTCTTCCTCGAATCTTGAATATTTTACCTTCAAATTTGTAG